In Pseudomonas hamedanensis, a single window of DNA contains:
- a CDS encoding DUF2784 domain-containing protein — protein MLYRIAADGLVLFHLGFIVFVLLGGLLVLKWPRLLWLHVPAAAWGVAVEVLHLTCPLTYWENLMRHAAGQTEYAGGFIEHYIWPIIYPAGLTPQIQLALGSVVLAVNLLVYGRLFRLWKLRRARRIPF, from the coding sequence ATGCTGTACCGAATCGCAGCCGACGGGCTGGTGCTGTTCCATCTGGGTTTTATTGTCTTCGTACTGCTCGGCGGGCTGCTGGTGCTGAAGTGGCCACGGTTGCTGTGGCTGCATGTGCCGGCCGCTGCCTGGGGGGTCGCGGTCGAAGTGTTGCACCTGACCTGCCCGCTGACCTATTGGGAAAACCTGATGCGCCACGCTGCCGGGCAAACCGAATACGCCGGCGGTTTCATCGAACACTACATCTGGCCGATCATCTATCCGGCGGGGCTGACCCCGCAAATTCAACTGGCACTGGGCAGCGTAGTGCTGGCAGTGAACCTGCTGGTGTATGGGCGCCTGTTTCGCTTATGGAAACTGCGCCGCGCCCGACGTATCCCGTTTTAA
- a CDS encoding DUF3087 family protein, translating to MFEIQPMDATSFRQQTRRSTVIIAVLFLVLAMLFSSAAVALFGEPGGDNLRFNVGGVFLAFLLTAALLRGRFWHQSWMAPAVYGWRLKRNLMSVTNVMHHVTAAVENNDPTAMKVLRFYHLGLMQMHELDGNSSDHGQLFREVEAHKERMQALGLELDQPRLDPQWLEALKPASR from the coding sequence ATGTTTGAGATTCAGCCGATGGACGCCACAAGCTTTCGCCAGCAGACCCGCCGCAGCACGGTGATCATTGCCGTGTTGTTCCTGGTGCTGGCAATGTTGTTTTCCAGTGCGGCGGTGGCGCTGTTCGGTGAACCGGGCGGGGATAATCTGCGCTTCAATGTCGGCGGGGTGTTCCTGGCGTTTCTGCTGACTGCGGCGTTGCTGCGCGGTCGTTTCTGGCACCAGAGCTGGATGGCGCCAGCGGTGTATGGCTGGCGGCTCAAACGCAATCTCATGAGCGTCACCAATGTGATGCACCACGTCACGGCGGCGGTGGAGAATAACGATCCGACGGCGATGAAGGTGCTGCGTTTCTACCACTTGGGGTTGATGCAGATGCATGAGCTGGACGGCAACTCCAGTGACCACGGGCAACTGTTTCGTGAAGTCGAAGCCCATAAGGAGCGGATGCAGGCGCTGGGTCTGGAGCTTGACCAGCCGCGCCTCGATCCGCAATGGCTCGAGGCGCTGAAACCGGCGTCGCGTTAA
- the ppnN gene encoding nucleotide 5'-monophosphate nucleosidase PpnN, translating to MTQRHVINASVSPKGSLETLSQREVQQLSEAGSGSIYNLFRQCALAILNTGAHVDNAKTILEAYKDFEIRIHQQDRGVRLELLNAPADAFVDGEMIASTREMLFSALRDIVYTENELDSQRIDLSNSQGISDYVFHLLRNARTLRPGVEPKIVVCWGGHSINTEEYKYTKKVGHELGLRSLDICTGCGPGVMKGPMKGATIAHAKQRIHGGRYLGLTEPGIIAAEAPNPIVNELVILPDIEKRLEAFVRVGHGIIIFPGGAGTAEEFLYLLGILMHPDNEGLPFPVVLTGPKHAAPYLEQLDAFVTATLGEAAKQHYEIIIDDPAEVARQMTQGLKAVKQFRRERNDAFHFNWLLKIDEGFQRPFDPTHENMANLKLHRDQPPHELAANLRRAFSGIVAGNVKDKGIRLIEEHGPYQIRGDAAIMQPLDALLKAFVAQHRMKLPGGAAYVPCYQVVA from the coding sequence ATGACCCAACGACACGTAATCAATGCTTCGGTCAGCCCGAAAGGCAGCCTGGAAACGCTTTCTCAACGTGAAGTCCAGCAACTGAGCGAAGCCGGTTCCGGCAGCATCTACAACCTGTTCCGCCAGTGCGCCCTGGCCATCCTCAACACCGGCGCGCATGTCGACAACGCCAAGACCATCCTTGAAGCCTACAAGGATTTTGAAATCCGCATTCACCAGCAAGATCGCGGCGTACGCCTGGAGCTGCTGAACGCTCCGGCCGATGCTTTCGTTGACGGCGAAATGATCGCCAGCACCCGAGAGATGCTCTTCAGCGCCCTGCGCGACATCGTCTACACCGAAAACGAACTCGACAGCCAACGTATCGACCTGAGCAATTCCCAAGGCATCAGCGACTACGTTTTCCACTTGCTGCGCAACGCCCGCACCCTGCGCCCGGGCGTCGAGCCGAAGATCGTGGTGTGCTGGGGCGGCCACTCGATCAACACCGAAGAATACAAATACACCAAGAAAGTCGGTCACGAACTGGGCCTGCGCAGCCTCGACATCTGCACCGGTTGCGGCCCCGGCGTGATGAAAGGCCCGATGAAAGGCGCAACCATCGCCCATGCCAAGCAGCGTATTCACGGCGGCCGCTACCTTGGCTTGACCGAGCCGGGCATCATTGCCGCCGAAGCGCCGAACCCGATCGTCAACGAACTGGTGATCCTGCCTGACATCGAAAAACGTCTGGAAGCCTTCGTCCGTGTCGGCCACGGCATCATCATCTTCCCGGGCGGCGCCGGTACGGCGGAGGAGTTCCTCTATTTGCTGGGCATCCTCATGCACCCGGACAACGAAGGCCTGCCGTTCCCGGTGGTACTGACGGGGCCGAAACATGCCGCGCCGTATCTGGAGCAGCTCGACGCGTTCGTCACCGCAACCCTCGGCGAAGCAGCGAAGCAGCATTACGAGATCATCATCGACGATCCGGCCGAAGTGGCACGGCAGATGACCCAGGGCCTGAAGGCGGTGAAGCAGTTCCGCCGCGAGCGCAACGACGCGTTCCACTTCAACTGGTTGCTGAAAATCGACGAAGGCTTCCAGCGCCCGTTCGATCCGACCCACGAAAACATGGCCAACCTCAAACTGCACCGCGACCAGCCACCGCACGAACTGGCGGCCAACCTGCGCCGGGCGTTCTCCGGGATCGTCGCCGGCAACGTCAAGGACAAAGGCATCCGCCTGATCGAAGAGCACGGGCCGTACCAGATCCGTGGCGATGCGGCGATCATGCAGCCGCTTGATGCACTGCTCAAAGCCTTCGTCGCTCAGCACCGGATGAAATTGCCGGGTGGCGCGGCGTATGTGCCGTGTTACCAGGTCGTCGCGTAA
- a CDS encoding FAD/NAD(P)-binding protein produces the protein MEQYADILIIGGGLSGTTLAVQLLRLPGQRSILIIEPRAELGRGEAYSAVELGHTLNGNAARMSVDPDNPNDLTQWLTKHIAAGGWPQSREQQVPVSELFPPRGLFGVYVQQRLAEARVVGAQHGSTLEHVCAEAIDLQDDADSVLLTLRNGQRLRGKRAVLATGMFPAARTPQTQSSGLNAAALDPWDVAAMRELDPQSTVLIIGSGLTMVDAVVSLEQAGHRGPIEVFSRHGLLPHVRRQPPAWVDFLAENHNIRTPRQLLHELRRHCRDAIAQGIDWQAPLDTVRVHIARLWSQATDVQRRQFVRHVRPWWESHHHRSPPLSAALVERLHGEGRLRIHAASFKGLEASCNDGVNIRVRPRGETDSRVVKGAALINSSGIEYDWRRVARPLPQQLLARGLVQPGPLALGIAAAAEGAVLNAEGQASNRLFAMGPPLRGMWWESTAVTDVALQAKALAGRLASRG, from the coding sequence ATGGAGCAGTACGCGGACATTCTGATTATCGGTGGCGGTCTCAGCGGCACAACGCTGGCGGTGCAGTTGCTGCGTTTGCCAGGACAGCGCAGCATTTTGATCATCGAGCCGCGTGCCGAACTGGGGCGTGGCGAGGCTTACAGCGCCGTCGAGTTGGGGCATACGCTGAATGGCAACGCGGCACGAATGAGCGTCGACCCGGATAACCCCAATGATCTGACGCAATGGCTGACCAAACACATCGCCGCAGGCGGCTGGCCGCAATCCCGGGAGCAGCAGGTCCCGGTCAGTGAGCTGTTTCCGCCCCGTGGTTTGTTCGGTGTGTATGTGCAGCAGCGTCTCGCTGAGGCTCGGGTTGTCGGCGCGCAGCACGGTTCGACGCTCGAGCATGTCTGCGCCGAAGCCATCGATTTGCAAGACGACGCCGATTCAGTGCTGCTGACATTGCGCAATGGCCAACGGTTACGCGGCAAACGCGCAGTGCTTGCCACCGGCATGTTTCCCGCTGCTCGTACGCCGCAAACGCAATCCAGTGGTCTCAACGCCGCCGCGCTCGATCCTTGGGATGTCGCTGCGATGCGCGAGCTTGATCCACAATCCACCGTACTGATCATCGGTTCCGGCCTGACCATGGTCGATGCCGTGGTGTCGCTGGAGCAGGCCGGGCATCGCGGTCCGATCGAGGTGTTCTCGCGCCACGGTTTGCTGCCGCATGTACGCCGTCAACCGCCGGCCTGGGTGGATTTTCTGGCAGAGAATCACAACATCCGCACGCCACGCCAGTTATTGCACGAATTGCGTCGGCACTGTCGCGACGCCATCGCCCAGGGGATCGACTGGCAGGCGCCGCTGGACACGGTTCGCGTGCATATCGCGCGGTTATGGAGCCAGGCGACTGACGTGCAGCGTCGACAATTCGTACGGCATGTGCGGCCGTGGTGGGAGAGCCATCACCATCGTTCTCCGCCGTTGAGCGCGGCGCTGGTCGAGCGCCTGCACGGCGAAGGGCGCTTGCGCATCCATGCGGCGTCGTTCAAGGGGCTTGAAGCCAGCTGTAATGACGGTGTGAACATTCGCGTCCGTCCCCGTGGCGAAACCGACAGCCGGGTCGTTAAGGGCGCGGCATTGATCAACTCCAGCGGTATCGAATACGACTGGCGGCGCGTCGCCAGACCTTTGCCGCAGCAGTTGCTCGCGCGCGGTCTGGTGCAGCCGGGGCCGTTGGCGTTGGGGATTGCGGCAGCGGCGGAGGGTGCGGTACTGAATGCCGAAGGACAGGCCAGCAATCGTTTGTTTGCCATGGGGCCACCGTTGCGAGGGATGTGGTGGGAGAGTACGGCGGTGACGGACGTGGCGTTGCAGGCCAAGGCATTGGCGGGGCGGTTGGCGAGCCGAGGTTGA
- a CDS encoding helix-turn-helix domain-containing protein: protein MPKDSSQRTSVLQHVSQNVRRLRHAADMSQTALAEKSGVSRRMLVAIEAGEKNVSLTTLDRVAEALDVAFSDLIQAADSRDPSRINEVAWAGAIPGSKAVLLSKATATREVEQWEWCLQPGEVYPSQPDAAGWSEQIYVFEGRLTLMLGDQPQHIGKGEFFMFASDQPHSYRNDGDVAAWFVRNVVI, encoded by the coding sequence GTGCCCAAAGATTCCAGCCAAAGAACTTCCGTGCTTCAGCATGTCAGCCAGAACGTGCGGCGCCTGCGTCACGCGGCGGACATGAGCCAGACCGCGCTGGCGGAAAAGTCCGGGGTCAGTCGGCGTATGCTGGTCGCCATTGAGGCCGGCGAGAAAAATGTCAGCCTGACCACCCTCGACCGCGTTGCCGAGGCGCTGGATGTGGCGTTCAGCGACCTGATCCAGGCCGCAGATTCCCGCGATCCCAGCCGCATCAACGAAGTCGCGTGGGCGGGAGCGATCCCCGGCAGCAAAGCGGTCTTGCTGTCCAAAGCCACCGCCACTCGCGAGGTCGAACAATGGGAATGGTGCCTGCAACCGGGCGAGGTGTATCCCTCGCAACCGGACGCCGCAGGCTGGAGCGAGCAAATTTACGTGTTTGAAGGGCGTCTGACGCTGATGCTCGGGGATCAGCCGCAACACATCGGCAAAGGCGAGTTCTTTATGTTTGCCAGTGATCAGCCGCACTCCTATCGCAACGATGGTGATGTCGCGGCGTGGTTTGTGCGCAATGTGGTGATCTGA
- a CDS encoding DMT family transporter produces MTSANNSPTSLRFSRFSKAECVLVLITMVWGGTFLLVQHAMTVSGPMFFVGLRFAAAAVIVAMFSWRHLRELTLFEVKAGSFIGVAIMLGYGLQTVGLQTIPSSQSAFITALYVPFVPLLQWLVLGRRPGLMPSIGIMLAFTGLMLLSGPSGAALNFSPGEIATLISAVAIAAEIILISTFAGQVDVRRVTVVQLAVTAVLSFLLVVPTGEVIPDFSWLLLSSALGLGAASAAIQVAMNWAQKSVSPTRATLIYAGEPVWAGIVGRIAGERLPAIALVGAGLIVAAVIVSELKTKGKAAGAETELERETLG; encoded by the coding sequence ATGACGTCGGCAAACAACTCCCCCACTTCCCTCCGTTTCTCCAGATTCAGCAAAGCCGAGTGCGTGCTGGTGCTGATCACCATGGTCTGGGGCGGCACCTTTTTGCTGGTGCAACACGCCATGACTGTCAGTGGGCCGATGTTTTTTGTCGGCCTGCGCTTTGCCGCTGCGGCGGTGATTGTCGCAATGTTTTCCTGGCGTCACCTGCGCGAGTTGACTTTGTTCGAAGTCAAGGCCGGGTCGTTTATCGGCGTAGCAATCATGCTTGGATACGGGCTGCAGACCGTCGGGCTACAGACTATTCCGAGCAGTCAGTCGGCTTTTATTACCGCGCTGTACGTGCCGTTCGTGCCGCTGTTGCAGTGGCTGGTGCTGGGCCGCCGCCCCGGATTGATGCCGAGTATCGGGATCATGCTGGCGTTTACCGGACTGATGCTGTTGTCAGGCCCGTCGGGTGCCGCATTGAATTTCAGCCCCGGTGAGATTGCTACGCTGATCAGCGCCGTTGCGATCGCGGCCGAAATCATCCTGATCAGCACGTTCGCCGGCCAGGTGGATGTGCGGCGAGTGACAGTGGTGCAACTGGCGGTAACGGCGGTGTTGTCGTTCCTGCTGGTAGTGCCGACCGGTGAAGTGATTCCAGATTTTTCCTGGCTGCTGCTTTCGAGCGCTCTGGGGCTGGGCGCGGCGAGCGCGGCGATCCAGGTGGCAATGAACTGGGCGCAGAAGAGCGTTTCGCCGACTCGGGCCACGTTGATCTACGCCGGTGAGCCGGTCTGGGCAGGGATCGTCGGGCGGATCGCCGGGGAGCGACTGCCGGCGATTGCGCTGGTCGGCGCGGGGTTGATTGTTGCGGCGGTGATTGTCAGCGAGTTGAAGACCAAGGGGAAGGCTGCCGGGGCGGAGACTGAGCTGGAACGGGAGACGCTTGGTTAA